In one window of Halomarina pelagica DNA:
- a CDS encoding NYN domain-containing protein, giving the protein MSGFVRRFVGDEGRRVGLFVDGPNVFRTEFDVDLDDVRAAAAERGRLTHARLYVDERATAGLIQAAEAHGFRVVTTSGDVDVKLAVDATAAVADGAIDVLAIASRDMDFKPVLETAAERGVRTLAIAPGDYGRSDALPSTAHEAVTLGPSGSFESSESSE; this is encoded by the coding sequence ATGAGCGGGTTCGTGCGCCGATTCGTCGGGGATGAGGGCCGTCGAGTCGGGTTGTTCGTCGACGGCCCGAACGTCTTTCGCACCGAGTTCGACGTCGACCTCGACGACGTTCGCGCGGCGGCCGCCGAGCGCGGCCGCCTGACACACGCCCGGCTGTACGTCGACGAGCGCGCCACGGCTGGACTGATCCAGGCCGCGGAGGCCCACGGCTTCCGGGTGGTGACGACCAGCGGCGACGTGGACGTGAAGCTCGCCGTGGACGCGACGGCGGCCGTCGCTGACGGCGCGATCGACGTGCTGGCGATCGCCTCGCGGGACATGGACTTCAAGCCGGTGCTCGAGACGGCCGCAGAGCGCGGCGTCCGCACGCTCGCCATCGCCCCCGGCGACTACGGGCGCTCCGACGCCCTGCCGAGCACGGCCCACGAGGCGGTGACGCTCGGGCCGTCGGGATCGTTCGAATCGTCCGAATCGTCCGAATAG
- a CDS encoding TatD family hydrolase, translated as MDPVLDDHMHLDPVNGRGVEACEEFADHGGTHLLVLNKPSWHYGVAVEERDDFRTAYDHTVDVVRESNEVLAGRAWPVLGVHPALISQLVERGYAPEEARDLMCAGLDAAAEYVADGTALALKSGRPHYEVDEAVWAASNEVMRHAFALGADLGCAVQLHTEGGEDFTEVAEWAEAAGMRREHVVKHYSTGGVVGPTPSVLADREELVRAAEREVPFMMETDFIDDPDRPGAVLGPKTVPRRTRWLREEGYDEALERAHVETPRMVYGIDTRGTLE; from the coding sequence ATGGACCCGGTGCTCGACGACCACATGCACCTCGACCCGGTGAACGGCCGCGGCGTCGAGGCGTGCGAGGAGTTCGCCGACCACGGCGGAACGCACCTGCTCGTGCTCAACAAGCCGTCGTGGCACTACGGCGTCGCGGTCGAGGAGAGGGACGACTTCCGGACGGCCTACGACCACACGGTGGACGTGGTCCGGGAGTCGAACGAGGTGCTCGCCGGGCGCGCGTGGCCCGTCCTCGGCGTCCACCCGGCGCTGATCTCGCAACTGGTCGAGCGGGGCTACGCGCCCGAGGAGGCCCGCGACCTGATGTGCGCGGGGCTGGACGCCGCCGCCGAGTACGTCGCCGACGGGACGGCGCTCGCGCTCAAGTCCGGGCGACCCCACTACGAGGTGGACGAGGCCGTGTGGGCGGCCTCGAACGAGGTGATGCGCCACGCGTTCGCGCTCGGGGCGGACCTGGGGTGCGCCGTCCAGCTCCACACCGAGGGCGGCGAGGACTTCACGGAGGTGGCCGAGTGGGCCGAGGCGGCGGGGATGCGGCGGGAGCACGTCGTCAAGCACTACTCGACGGGCGGCGTGGTCGGGCCGACCCCGAGCGTGCTGGCCGACAGGGAGGAACTGGTGCGGGCGGCCGAGCGCGAGGTCCCCTTCATGATGGAGACGGACTTCATCGACGACCCCGACCGACCGGGCGCGGTGCTCGGCCCGAAGACGGTGCCGCGGCGGACCCGCTGGCTGCGCGAGGAGGGGTACGACGAGGCGCTCGAACGAGCGCACGTCGAGACGCCGCGGATGGTCTACGGTATCGACACCCGCGGAACGTTGGAATAA
- a CDS encoding S8 family serine peptidase, translated as MGERHTLDRRRFLRLSGLAGVGAFAGVAGATPGRSPGPKEGELLVGISADGKKVEKHGRKIERKLEKKYDVTVTLTHENEVLRYLAIELGDVSEKERRKIRKRIEKYEAAKYVEENATFEALFVPNDPRYDDQYADQMVNAPTAWDTTLGDSGVTVAVVDQGVKYDHPDLDGNVAADPGYDFVDDDTDPYPDALADETHGTHVAGIAAAEVNNGEGVTGIGNSTVIAGRALSEAGTGSTSDIADAIQWAADQGADVINLSLGGGGYTSTMKNAVSYAYSNGALLVAAAGNDYGGSVSYPAAYSECLAVSALDPDGTLAAYSNYGSEIELAAPGTNVISTWTDDGYNSISGTSMATPVVAGVAGLTLAAWNLTNEELRSHLKATAVDVDLSAAKQGSGRVDAGNAVTTQPGSGSGGDGGSGDSQTASVSDSLSGYWDEDCWTYAWHYAAPSKVVIELSGPASADFDLYANDGTGTCPTTSSYDYRSWTTDSQETITIDTPDASTDLHVLVDSYSGSGDYTLTITEYA; from the coding sequence ATGGGTGAGAGACACACGCTCGATCGTCGTCGCTTCCTCAGACTGTCCGGCCTCGCCGGCGTCGGTGCCTTCGCGGGCGTCGCCGGCGCGACGCCGGGGCGTTCGCCCGGCCCGAAGGAGGGCGAACTCCTCGTCGGCATCTCGGCGGACGGGAAGAAGGTCGAGAAGCACGGGAGGAAGATCGAGCGCAAACTGGAGAAGAAGTACGACGTCACCGTCACGCTGACCCACGAGAACGAGGTGCTCCGGTATCTCGCGATCGAACTCGGCGACGTCTCGGAGAAGGAGCGGCGCAAGATACGCAAGCGGATCGAGAAGTACGAGGCGGCGAAGTACGTCGAGGAGAACGCCACCTTCGAGGCGCTGTTCGTCCCGAACGACCCCCGCTACGACGACCAGTACGCCGACCAGATGGTGAACGCCCCGACGGCGTGGGACACCACGCTGGGCGATTCCGGCGTCACCGTCGCCGTCGTGGACCAGGGCGTGAAGTACGACCACCCGGACCTCGACGGCAACGTGGCCGCGGATCCCGGCTACGACTTCGTGGACGACGACACCGACCCCTATCCCGACGCGCTCGCCGACGAGACCCACGGCACGCACGTCGCCGGCATCGCCGCCGCCGAGGTGAACAACGGCGAGGGGGTCACCGGCATCGGCAACTCCACGGTCATCGCCGGGCGCGCGCTCAGCGAGGCGGGCACCGGGAGCACGAGCGACATCGCGGACGCCATCCAGTGGGCCGCGGACCAGGGGGCGGACGTGATCAACCTCTCGCTGGGCGGCGGCGGGTACACCAGCACGATGAAGAACGCCGTCTCGTACGCCTACAGCAACGGCGCGCTCCTCGTCGCGGCGGCGGGCAACGACTACGGCGGGTCCGTCTCGTACCCGGCGGCCTACAGCGAGTGCCTCGCCGTCTCCGCGCTCGATCCCGACGGGACGCTCGCCGCCTACTCGAACTACGGATCGGAGATCGAACTCGCCGCGCCGGGCACCAACGTCATATCGACGTGGACGGACGACGGCTATAACTCGATCTCGGGCACGTCGATGGCGACGCCGGTGGTCGCGGGCGTCGCGGGCCTCACGCTCGCCGCGTGGAACCTCACCAACGAGGAACTGCGCTCGCACCTCAAGGCCACGGCCGTCGACGTGGATCTCTCCGCCGCCAAGCAGGGGAGCGGCCGCGTGGACGCCGGGAACGCCGTCACGACCCAGCCGGGGAGCGGTTCCGGCGGGGACGGCGGGAGCGGCGACTCGCAGACGGCGTCCGTGAGCGACTCGCTCTCGGGGTACTGGGACGAGGACTGCTGGACCTACGCGTGGCACTACGCCGCTCCGAGCAAGGTCGTCATCGAACTGAGCGGCCCCGCGTCCGCCGACTTCGACCTGTACGCCAACGACGGGACGGGGACCTGTCCCACCACGTCGAGCTACGACTACCGGTCGTGGACGACCGACAGCCAGGAGACGATCACGATCGACACCCCGGACGCCTCGACCGACCTCCACGTCCTCGTGGACTCCTACAGCGGGAGCGGCGACTACACGCTGACCATCACGGAGTACGCCTGA
- a CDS encoding Na+/H+ antiporter, translating to MSALAIDPVVLVALAAESGASIEGILLDLLPIAIIAAGVGVFVAKVGRFPYTIALLLAGFTVSVVGATTRAVDIDIALSHDLILLVLLPPLLFEGAATTDLERLRRNLVPILALAVVGLVASVVVLGLAGAELFGFPLLVALLFAAMILPTDPVSVLALFKELGAPDRLSVLVEGESLVNDGVGVVLFSALLTLVVRGANPAELFTVAGVARVAFDVAVVSLGGLMVGLVTGYAVYSVMVNLDEHMTEIVLTLLLAYGSFLLAEHYLHVSGVIATVVAGLFIGNRGAEYAMSPQTKISIFNSLETLAFLVNTFIFLMIGVVTPVGQLISHVGLIALAIPAVLVARAVTVYPIAAALNRFVEPPISRSYQHVMLWGGLHASIPIALVLGLPRTLADGTPFPFREELRAMVFGVAAFSLVVQGMTMSNLLRRLGIVTRSDVEELYELLVGRRRAVNEALSAAERLKRRGDLPREVYQDFTDEYERELDDLQEAIATLLGDNPELRRERLLVGERQILQREKSAIMDAVRSGVVTDEVGKRLLDEVDLKLDQVRSGETTVERGEEGYTEFWRTRAAEHGLDVGPGPDADAGSSTD from the coding sequence ATGTCGGCCCTCGCTATCGATCCAGTCGTTCTCGTCGCCCTCGCGGCGGAGAGCGGGGCGAGCATCGAGGGGATCCTCCTCGATCTGCTCCCCATCGCCATCATCGCCGCCGGCGTCGGGGTCTTCGTCGCCAAGGTCGGACGGTTCCCCTACACCATCGCGCTCCTGCTCGCGGGGTTCACCGTGTCGGTCGTCGGCGCGACGACGAGGGCGGTCGACATCGACATCGCGCTCTCGCACGACCTCATCCTGCTCGTCCTCCTCCCGCCGCTGCTGTTCGAGGGGGCGGCCACGACCGACCTGGAACGGCTCCGTCGGAACCTCGTCCCCATCCTGGCGCTCGCCGTCGTCGGTCTCGTCGCGTCGGTCGTGGTCCTCGGCCTGGCGGGCGCGGAGCTGTTCGGCTTCCCCCTGCTCGTCGCCCTCCTGTTCGCCGCGATGATCCTCCCGACGGACCCGGTGAGCGTCCTCGCGCTGTTCAAGGAACTCGGCGCGCCCGACCGGCTCTCGGTGCTGGTCGAGGGCGAGAGCCTCGTCAACGACGGCGTCGGCGTCGTCCTCTTCTCGGCGCTGCTGACGCTCGTCGTCCGGGGGGCGAACCCGGCGGAACTGTTCACCGTCGCCGGCGTCGCGCGGGTCGCGTTCGACGTGGCCGTGGTGAGCCTCGGCGGCCTGATGGTCGGCCTGGTCACCGGCTACGCCGTCTACAGCGTGATGGTCAACCTGGACGAGCACATGACCGAGATCGTCCTCACGCTGCTTCTCGCCTACGGCAGCTTCCTGCTCGCCGAGCACTACCTCCACGTCTCCGGCGTCATCGCCACGGTCGTCGCGGGGCTGTTCATCGGCAACCGCGGCGCGGAGTACGCCATGAGCCCGCAGACGAAGATCTCCATCTTCAACAGCCTCGAGACCCTCGCGTTCCTCGTCAACACGTTCATCTTCCTGATGATCGGCGTCGTGACGCCGGTCGGGCAGTTGATCTCGCACGTCGGCCTCATCGCGCTCGCGATCCCGGCCGTGCTGGTCGCCCGCGCCGTCACCGTCTACCCCATCGCGGCCGCGCTCAACCGGTTCGTCGAGCCGCCCATCTCGCGCAGCTACCAGCACGTCATGCTCTGGGGCGGGCTCCACGCCTCGATCCCCATCGCGCTGGTGCTCGGGTTGCCGCGCACGCTCGCCGACGGGACGCCGTTTCCGTTCCGTGAGGAACTGCGCGCGATGGTCTTCGGGGTCGCCGCGTTCAGCCTCGTCGTCCAGGGCATGACGATGTCGAACCTCCTGCGACGGCTCGGCATCGTCACGCGCTCGGACGTGGAGGAGCTGTACGAACTGCTGGTCGGACGACGCCGGGCCGTAAACGAGGCGCTCTCGGCGGCCGAGCGCCTGAAGCGACGGGGCGACCTCCCGCGGGAGGTCTACCAGGACTTCACCGACGAGTACGAGCGCGAACTCGACGACCTCCAGGAGGCGATCGCCACCCTGCTCGGGGACAACCCCGAACTCCGCCGCGAGCGTCTGCTGGTGGGCGAGCGGCAGATCCTCCAGCGGGAGAAGAGCGCCATCATGGACGCGGTTCGGTCGGGCGTCGTCACCGACGAGGTCGGCAAGCGACTGCTCGACGAGGTCGACCTGAAGCTCGACCAGGTGCGGAGCGGCGAGACCACCGTCGAACGCGGCGAGGAGGGCTACACCGAGTTCTGGCGCACGCGCGCCGCCGAGCACGGTCTCGACGTCGGCCCCGGTCCCGACGCGGACGCGGGATCGAGTACCGACTGA